The window CGTTAGACGTATGGCTCGATTTGACGACCGGTGGTTCGCCTCAGATGACCAGAGCTTAGCcatggtgcagcagcgacaggtGAAGTGCAGTTGTGTATGCGTATGCTCGTTAGCTTGTTCGTGGTGAAACGGGCGCATTGGAAAACAAAAGGCCCAGTCGGGTCCcgttccccccctcttcccaccGTTTAGCAAAGTATTGAAAGGGGTAATCGTCCTCATCACGATAATCCCTTCCCCCCTACCCCCCGCTCGCCCTTGTACTACACGTTATGTGTGtactgccttctctctccgcgcgtgtgtgtattgtCCTCGCTCTACTCTCTTTTTGCCTCCCACACTAgtctgtgcgggtgtgctATGGTGGGCCATTAGGCGTGTTTTCGCTctgtcttctccccctccctcttacttgtctgttttctttctctttggcTCATTCTgtaggagagaggaggtccTTTATGTCagcacgcagcggcggcgtgacGACATCCCGCAGGGTGATGATGGTGTAGCGGTAGTAGTTGCCGCCCCTTTTGGTGCTTTCTTTCTATAGGAGAAGGGTGTGTGCCCTTGTGTTGTACGCTCCtgcgtttttctctctttttctatTCCTGTACCTCCTgccactcccctcccctctttaGGTGAAGCCATCTTTGCTTTGCGCcccatgtctctctctctctctctccccgcctcCCGCACTCCTCATTTGATGATCACTGACTCCACCTTGAGAACCGAATGAAAGAACGAAAAACAAGACAGCGGACCGGCTGTATGTCTCTTTCGTTCGCCGTACCGCAAACCACGCGCACATCTACGGTGGGCAGCCTCGACGAGACGCACCGGAGGAGTACGGGAGAGtaagagagaaaaggtgcGAGTttccgtgtgcgtgtgtgtggccaTCATAGAccccttcctttctctctctctctctgccatgcCTACCTGCTCCCTTCCCATCCCCTGGAATGTGAGGTTGTCGAACGGATGCTCATGATAGgtgtgtgcctgtctgtctgtctgtctgtctgtctgtctgtctgtttgtttgttgctCTCTTCATGCCGCTTCGTGTCGTTGATGTTTTCTTATCATTATTATTacctttgctctctctctctcttctcttcctcctcctttctctctcttttcgttcgTGTTGGCTGATGTGGTCGGCGCCGGTGGCCTTTTCTTGTCTTGTTTCTTTGGCGCGTTGAAAttctctgttctcttctctcgctcgctctcccccctttttggtCGATTGGCGTTTCTTCTCGAGGATAACTCGTAAAAGGCACCCATTCGTACCCACCGCCATCCACCACAACGGCGGGCCTNNNNNNNNNNNNNNNNNNNNNNNNNNNNNNNNNNNNNNNNNNNNNNNNNNNNNNNNNNNNNNNNNNNNNNNNNNNNNNNNNNNNNNNNNNNNNNNNNNNNaagcgagagaaaaggagatgAGGGGTGATaaggaagggaaaaagaggaagtaGAGAGATGAaagagtgggagggagatggaagaggaaaggaagagagtgaAGAGATAAGTTGtatggagaaggagagaaggaggaagaaaagaggagaaagtaGGGGAGGAAagtggggaaaagaaaaagaaagagggtaAAGAGGGATTTatggaggaaaagagaaaaagaagttgttaggagaaaaaaaagtaataggaggggaggaaaaaaagagagtaTTGTaatggagaaggagagaaagataataaggaagagaggaaagagaggacaTGAAAAAGAGATGGGTGTGGGAAAGGGGAATAAAGTGAGGGAAAGCGGGGGGTAGAAGATGGGGTATAGGTGGGATGGAGGGAGGGTAGAGAGTTTATATGATAAGGCAGAGGGGGTGGATTGGAAAGAGGGGTAGGAGAACAAAGGTAAAATCAGAAGTGAAGGACGGATATAGAAATGAGAAATTTTAAGGAGAAataggggaaagagagaaggtttctgaagggagaaaggaggaaagggtACAGCACGTTATAGGATCAAACAGGGTGAGTGGACGGAGGAGGTATGAGGGGAGAAGGACAGAGTGCTGGATAGAAGAGAGACGTGACGTGAGGTCGGACTAGAGCGTGTAGAGGTTAATGGAGCATGAAGGGGGCGGAGTCCGTGTTAAAAGGACAGCAGAGGTGACGGCATCAGCGATAGAGCAGGACCCTGAAGGAGGATTGATAGGATTGAGGTGGGCAGATCACCTGAGTTGATGGGGAGCGAGACGAGCAAAGTGAGTcagaggaggggaagtggAAGGACGAGACGAACTCGTTAGACGTATGGCTCGATTAGACAACAGGTGGTTAGCCTGAGATGACCAGAGCTTAGCcatggtgcagcagcgacaggtGAAGTGCAGTTGTGTATGAGTATGCTCGTTAGCAAGTTGGTGGTGAAACGGGCGCATTGGAAAACAAAAGGCCCAGTCGGGTcccgctccccccctcttcccaccGTTTAGCAAAGTATTGAAAGGGGTAATCGTTCTCATCACGATAATCTCTTCCCCCCTACCCCCCGCTCGCCCTTGTACTACACGTTATGTGTGtactgccttctctctccgcgcgtgtgtgtattgtCCTCGCTCTACTCTCTTTTTGCCTCCCACACTAgtctgtgcgggtgtgctATGGTGGGCCATTAGGCGTGTTTTCGCTctgtcttctccccctccctcttacttgtctgttttctttctctttggcTCATTCTgtaggagagaggaggtccTTTATGTCagcacgcagcggcggcgtgacGACATCCCGCAGGGTGATGATGGTGTAGCGGTAGTAGTTGCCGCCCCTTTTGGTGCTTTCTTTCTATAGGAGAAGGGCGTGTGCCCTTGTGTTGTACGCTCCtgcgtttttctctctttttctatTCCTGTACCTCCTgccactcccctcccctctttaGGTGAAGCCATCTTTGCTTTGCGCcccatgtctctctctctctctctccccgcctcCCGCACTCCTCATTTGATGATCACTGACTCCACCTTGAGAACCGAATGAAAGAACGAAAAACAAGACAGCGGACCGGCTGTATGTCTCTTTCGTTCGCCGTACCGCAAACCACGCGCACATCTACGGTGGGCAGCCTCGACGAGACGCACCGGAGGAGTACGGGAGAGtaagagagaaaaggtgcGAGTttccgtgtgcgtgtgtgtggccaTCATAGAccccttcctttctctctctctctctgccatgcCTACCTGCTCCCTTCCCATCCCCTGGAATGTGAGGTTGTCGAACGGATGCTCATGATAGgtgtgtgcctgtctgtctgtctgtctgtctgtctgtttgtttgttgctCTCTTCATGCCGCTTCGTGTCGTTGATGTTTTCTTATCATTATTATTacctttgctctctctctctcttctcttcctcctcctttttctctcttttcgttcgTGTTGGCTGATGTGGTCGGCGCCGGTGGCCTTTTCTTGTCTTGTTTCTTTGGCGCGTTGAAAttctctgttctcttctctcgctcgctctcccccctttttggtCGATTGGCGTTTCTTCTCGAGGATGTCTCGTAAAAGGCACCCATTCGTACCCACCGCCATCCACCACAACGGCGGCGACCTCGACCCCTTCGACGCCTTCCCCAGCGCATTACCCATGGGCGCAGGTTTACCCCCCAACTGGCTCAAAatggcggcgctgtccccaccgcgcgcgtgtatgtgtgtgctgacGCTGTCTCCCCGTTGTTTGATGTACTTTTTTCTTACTTAAACAGCGAACCCACaccacacccatacacacaactctctctccctttctctctcccccactaAATCAAAGAAACTCAGACgaaaagtaaaaaaaaaaaaattgacGGGCGAAAGCCAAATTAGCTGAGCGGCCCACACACGTACTCGGGTGAGTGGTGGAGTAGAGGCAaagcgtgcgtgtgtatgtacTTCTCAatttgtcttttttttcttttccgttgaggagaggagagccgGTACGGCTtgggaagcgagagagggagaggaaaggtgGAAGCGGCTCTCTCATCCTTGTGACGGCATCggcaagagaaggagagggcgatGACGCGACAGTTTGTTGTGGAAGGGAGCTCAGGAGGTGGCAGGGAGGATGGGGCTCAGACTTTGGCTGTCCTGTCTCGATAACTGCATACGATTGCCATCACACTTGGGGACGTTGACGGTACttattcccccctccccaccctcccttcCATTGCCAAAAACTTGAACGACTTGATCCCTGTTCCTTGCTTGTGCCAGAGATCACCGCGTCAATATCAGTcggcccctcccctccagtACACCTTCCTCATCACtgaaagcaaaagaggagGTATGGATACACAAACAATCACGAAGGAGGGACGTGAGGAGACATGGGTATTGCTCTCGGTGCTGGTGTCTTTGCCAGCTATGCCAACTCCTCGAACTTCATCTCGCTCTCGCTTtacctcttttttttcttttcgcccttcccttctcccacTCTTTGGCGCCGTTGTCTGTGGGTGTCCTCTCGTGTGTGCACAGGTGAACCACACCGCATCGAACAGAAGCGACCGAGGGCGACTCACATTACGGTGCCGCTTTCCTCAGGttttctgctgccgccggtgttgttgttgctgttccTCTGTCTTTacttttttgttttcccgGCACTGCGTGGCGATCATTCTCTTCCCCCCGCTCCTCCCATCCTTACAGAAACACCCAACAGCTAACACACACCAGATAAACAGAGAATATATCTGTCACACAATCATCGTCATCATAATAATCTCTGCGATCACCTTAGTGGTAAAGTGAGGCCCAGCACACCGGAAGGAGTAGACCAGGTCACATGCTTGCTCGAGGCTTGCCAAGGCAGCGTTACCTTGGCAAGGCGTGCCGTGTGGAGCTCGTCTTTCTCGCCAGCACACCTGTTGCCTTGTGTAGCTCCTCGCAATGTGACAGCACCGGTGGCAATGCTCGCACCACTGGCAAGGGGTTTGGCTCGCCAGCCACTGGCCTCCGGTGTGTCGCATGCTGCTACAACCCGTGCCGCATCCTCATCGAGACCACTTCGTCGATGCGATCCAATGCAAGGTCGAGCTGCGCCTTGTCTAGCAGCTGGCGGCACGCCTCCAACACCACCCGCATCGGCGGCAAGGACATCGACATTGTGGACCAGGAGAAGCCGATTCATATCCGAGTTGCAGAGCAGAAGGACAGCCAAATTTATACGTACAGTGAGTACGTCGAGAAGCACGAACTGGAAGAGCGAGCGGGGCGGACGATGAGCGAAGCCGTAGATGAGATGCGCGACAACCCAGTGTGGATGCTGTGGGCTCTGGGATTCCTGACGCTGGGCGTCATGACAGTCGTCATATCAATTCGGATTCGTCGGGAGCAGATGCGCTTTGACCCAAAACTTCGCGCGGTGAAATCCTTCGATAGCCCAGAGGGGCCTAGCATTGGTGGGCCGTTCAGCTTGGTCGACGTCAAGACGGGAAAGCGTATCACAGATGCGGACCTGAAGGGCAAGTGGCTTTACATTTACTTTGGGTTCACGAACTGCCCAGATGTGTGCCCGGAGGAGATGGCAAAGATGGCTCGCGTCATCAATCACCTCGACAAGAAGGTGGGCAGGGACTATTGGCAGCCCATCTTCATTTCCCTCGATTCGAAGCGCGATACGCCAGCGAAGATACGCGAGTACTTGAGCGACTTCTCGCCGCGCATCATGGGCCTTGTGGGGACGCAGGCCGAGGTCGAGGAGGCGGCCCGGCAGTACCGCGTCTACTTCGCCATCCCAGATGAGGAGGTAATGTCCGAGGACGACTACCTTGTGGACCACTCCATCATCATGTACCTCATCGACCCCGAGGGGCGTTTCTCCGACTATACCACGAAGGAGTTCCAGTGGTTCGAGAGCTACAgcaagctgctgcgccgcatgaTGGACTACGAACGACATAGAGCgacagaggagcagcagcgggtgcagcGCGGCGAAGCACCGCTGGCAGATGGCGAGGCACCTGCCAACTTAAAAATTGCGAATTTAGCGTCGATGCTCGACAACGCCGAAGtccaggcggcgcaggaggccGCGCTGCGGAATCAGCCGAAAGGCTTGTCGTCGCTTCGATCTTGAGTCAATCAATCACCGAAACTGGAGCAAATAAGAGAAGCCGTCgcacccgcacccgcacccacGAAGGCGACCGAAACATCTACGCGATGGTGGTGCGGCGGTGCGGATGGCACAACTGATGTTGAGAATCCTCAAGTGTGCTCTACGCACCAGTTGCAGTTGTATCTGTGGAATGTTCGGCACGTCTGAGGTGGATCTATTGCCTCCACCGTTGTGTATCCAGCTGGCTTGCACGTACCCGCAGGCAAACAGACGAGCAGAGATATGCACGTGTGCTTAGGTATGTTTGCATCTTTAGGCGCGGCGTTGCTCACTGCACACAAAGACCTTTCTCTTGGCGAgcggtatgtgtgtgtgtgtgtatggagTGTACGTGGGGGACTCGTCCCTCTTCCTGTGGTGTTCtcactttttctctccttgcAACACCAAACCTCTCTTCGCCTCTTTCGCTTGTATTTTGCAGCTTTTCTGCAGTGCCTTGCTCTCCAGTACACGTGTAAGTGGCTCGCactctcgcttctccttACCACCTTTGCTTTACATCTCACCTCTTCTGATAGCAGCAAGCAGTTGTTCGTTTCACTTGACAGTTTTCGCTCGTCACACCCACGCGTcgtaccaccaccaccaccactgctgctgctgctggcttCATTGCGAAGGTTTCTTTGCGTCTGTTCTCCACTCCTTCGTACGCCCCACCGGCACCGCCTAACGATGTCCCGCCGCGAGAGTTGTATCTGGCACCCGATGCctgaggaggtgcgccgctcctccgTACAGTCACGCCGCGCGTCTCTGGCAGCCGGTCGTCGCAAGAGCTTGAACGGGAATGCGCCTGACTGGGAGGTAGAGGCCCCGCCGACCCCGTTGCGCGGGGACTACAGCGCGCGTGAGAACGCTGCGATGGTGCGCACCCCGCGCgaggctgctgcgccagAGGCGGAGTCTTCCAAGCCGTTGCAAGGACCTGGCGTGGTGGCCCGTAGGGATGTGGGGCTAACTGCAGTCGTGGAGGAGTCTCAGTGGAtagaggacgaggaggaggaggcagctcTGCAATCCAGTGCGGATCCGAAGGCCGCAAGGAAGAGTCGCACCCGCCACATGGTGCGCTTCCACGGTGGTAAGTGGCCGAGGGTACTGCGCAAGCGCCGCTCCGAGATTATGTCCTCCTTCTTGGAGGACATCAAGGACGGTGCGTCTGTCATGGGCGATGAGGCGAAGCGGCTCAAGATTAAGATGCACGACTGTATGGAGGTGACGTTCGTCACTTACAGCGAGAGCCGTTCGCGTCAGAAGGCGATTCACATGGCACTCCAGCAGTACGACTTCCCAAAGACGTGTCAGCAGTATACGAGTTTCGAGGAGTAGAGAATAAGGGCAGAATGGCGCACGCGCtagtccccctccccccccccccgcacactCTTTCTGTTGGTTTTCGCTgttctctcgcttcttctgGTGCCGCGATACCTAcccagagagaaagggagggacaGGCAGACGCAAGAAGAAGCTCACACTTGGCTCACCGCTACACATGACTACCTGAGTGCCCGATGATAATTTCGgtcacccaccccacccccatccacacacacacacacacacacgtatcCACTGAAGTGCCGAAGGAGAAGACtgggcacacacgcgccccTCGTAGCGTGTGCTgcaggaaggaaaagaggctCAGGGCTgacagtgcagcagcagagcaagACGAGTATTTAcgcaaaaaagggggcgatTACGCATGCGCGTGCAACTGTTGGGAtgcggtggagggggggggagtgaaGAGGCAAAACGTGACTGGGTGGAACAAAGAGGATGTTTGTGGGAGCACGGCAGTgaagggtgtgtgtgcgtttcgGCCGGTGGATGGAGAGAAGGtttggggaggggaggtggcgacAGCTTTGACAGAAGCGAGAGAGTCAGAGAATGGCCCAAAGGAcgtcaaaaaaaaaaagatgtgggagcggagggggagggggcgcgcAACGAAgcgcgctcctgctgcatgCTGAGTGGActgctgtgtgtggggtTTATTTTTCCGGTTGTGCTGTAGCGACTCTTCCATGCCCTGGTCGGCCTGTATTTCTGCgctccttttcccctcccctttcgttCGCTTctttcttgttttttttttttctttttcattCTCCATTCTTCTGGTTAGGTTTTATGCTATGAAATACGTCTGCCTGCATGTGTACGTCacccttctcttttgttcACTTTTTCCCCCAATCATAGCACACACCATCGCCGTCAACAGCGGCGCTCTAAGTGCTGGCTTGATGTGCTTTGTTTCATAATTCCTTCGTCTTTCCATCCTTCTTTCCACGTCATTCTGCGATGCCGCTTTGTATTCTTTTCATGTTTGGGGGAGGTcatcgcctcctcttctccacctgtTGGAGGCAATGGCACCCTTTTCCATCGTCTTCTCTATCTTTTCCTTCTGCATGCCTGTACTTGAGTCttggtgcgcgtgtggcaTCTCTTTTGTGGCGCTGATCCGCCCTAATCAGGGGGCCTTGCTCCTTCCATGTGGTCATGCCtcgttcctctctctctttctcttccgcaGTGTATGCCTGCCCACTGTcggacgcacgcacacacacacacatacgtatACGCATACGCATACGCACCCATCCACAGCAGTGACCGAGGAACGCAGAGGGGCGTGCTGAGAAATGCGAGAAAGATGACGGTGTGAGTTCCTGCCACCCCTACTGCGCGCTCTCTGCTGATTCATcatcgcccccctcccccctttccctcctcctttcggccccctttttttctttttttcttttgcctgTGCCTCGTGCATCTCTCTTggtggctctctctcttgccccccccccccccctccacttcTCTGTGTAGGTCTCTCGCGCGCACGCTCTCTGACCCTccccgctttctctctctgttgcgcTCTGATGCAGCAACCTCTCATCCACCACTCGCTTTCCATAATGACGGAACCCGAGCGAAACAGAAGGGCACGGAGCAGAGGGACGCACACTTGCACACGCATGTACAAGCAGTGCACAGTGCGACAGTGAGCCACACGCCTCTCTTCCAGCTCGGTCTTAGCGTCCCTAGTGGAAAGCGCCAAAACCAAAAGCAAAAGGAGCGCGAGAGAGCAAGCGAGCGAAAGGGCGACACACGTTCAGGGGCAATATCGGGGCcagcacccacacacccacacgatCGACAACCAAGAAAAAATGAATAGCAcatgacgcggcggcggcggcgctgggctgTACTTACACTCATCGTCATCATTttagcttttttttttgttttcgtttctgCACGTTGCTGATTCGTGTcacgttgtgtgtgtgcgtgcgtgcgtcggtGCATGTGTGCCGCCTTCTATCGTCTCATTATTGCGTTTTTTTGTCTTTCAAGTGATTCAagctcttcttcgcctctgGGGTTCGCTGAGCTGATGTATATGCATATATGTCATACACTTGTTtggcgcgcagcacaccCCATACGCGTGCATCGATAGGGCTATGCTATCACTGTGTGTCTGTCAGCGAGGCTTGGGGCACGGAAAGAATCGAAAAGGCAAACATGAACAGCAggatgcgcgcgcgcacacccacacacacaaagtcACGGAGATACATCTATACCTATATATCTGTCAGTAGAAGTGAGGAAGAgtgaaaaaaggggggccaAGCCAACGTCCGAGATCAAGCAAGAGGACTACAAAGCGGACGACAGAAAAGCTGGatgctctctcctcctccccttcctcctttcttcctcgTCTAGTGGCTTCGTTCGGATCacttctttccccttcccatTTTTCTTCTCTACCATTACTACCACTACTACTATTACTGTACCAAATTTTTACCATTGATCCCCACAGAGCACCGACACTGCACAGGTGTAGGCAAACGCAAAGTACTGCGTCGACGGTGGTGTTGTGTAGGCGTTTGTGTGTACTCGTGTATGTGTCCGTGTGTTTTTTGTTTATTTTCTCTTTTAGCGCTCTTGTTCTGACTGGTGAAGTCCACAGCTTGGTGCGCTTTTTATTCCCTTATCTGTTAGACTTGGTGCTTCTcccattttttctttttttcaggcgcgtgcgtgctgagctgcttgcttgcttgcgcgcgagagaggggtaGGGGATAAGAGTAGGTGGAtgccgcgtgtgcgtgtgtgggtgtgcgatGTCCATCTCTCATTGTGCATTCGGCTCCGCTCAACCcatgcccctccccctccgtcgccgccaccgcctataggagcagaggaagaggaagcgaagcaaccaaagaaaaaaagaaagtgGGGAAATGGCAGgaggcaaaagagaaaagacgACGCGTGCATCCCTTACCTGCGAACATAGGATCAGGTGATTTGTAGTGTTAGTGCCTGTGGCATCTTTTTAGTTGTTTgtgccctccctccctccctcccctctctcttttttccc is drawn from Leishmania braziliensis MHOM/BR/75/M2904 complete genome, chromosome 26 and contains these coding sequences:
- a CDS encoding putative electon transport protein SCO1/SCO2, coding for MSEAVDEMRDNPVWMLWALGFLTLGVMTVVISIRIRREQMRFDPKLRAVKSFDSPEGPSIGGPFSLVDVKTGKRITDADLKGKWLYIYFGFTNCPDVCPEEMAKMARVINHLDKKVGRDYWQPIFISLDSKRDTPAKIREYLSDFSPRIMGLVGTQAEVEEAARQYRVYFAIPDEEVMSEDDYLVDHSIIMYLIDPEGRFSDYTTKEFQWFESYSKLLRRMMDYERHRATEEQQRVQRGEAPLADGEAPANLKIANLASMLDNAEVQAAQEAALRNQPKGLSSLRS